A single window of Xylocopilactobacillus apicola DNA harbors:
- a CDS encoding BspA family leucine-rich repeat surface protein: MVAISGGGHLDRPSEVVFADPLQFPRTPKINSRINLRSPSTIVKNGEFGLRGESKFVGNQASISLDWDIVSDISDGYIVQRSTSSIISDNDTAWETAPTNYGKKIKILNVYPPDGRFLKAWMNQNNGSGQPVSMNLIDVDEISLPDFNANPDGYLKDADGNYRYDGIYFGSSDSNGGWTPGVNDLTATSQPIVESFANTGRSIILGHDTLAGIYMGSHHYFNRFAPKLGWMFPSDIENQGGRVDSYKWRGANHVSFTANGMLNQYPYYLDPTVTYNISVSHSLAQFYMYDDSATRWMQYEGGYPPNSVNDIDFTNYTNHAYDYSGRVIGDDNWYLLTKGNYAMIQTGHTTGQCTPDEAKIIANMVYYTSTLNTTRHGEDYTVKDLAAPDAPSTTLTGTSASQLNLKVNTNDNPTDYYYRVKAKTALRDKYSDVIKTSVESGVKGYVYTLDSSPTSTPAVTKNPSTGEVTNINLSATSATDPSANLSLPLPASLNKYLHIVAVDNSNNVSEVKHINLNDYIWWYIDPTTKVLTIYPHELNALVDAVIDSSVDPINPTVTWPWDQYKTQITKTVISPGVSAKASIAQLFKGFTAMTEIVGLTNLNTTEVTDYSWMFNDCKNLTAIDLSGFNTLKAYNMFRFLRNCSSVTDLKFGPDFITSNVTNFGGFFEGMQSIESIDMDHIDTSSALDMQAMFAVCRSLKTLDVSRLNTSNVKNMNWLFEFDNNLTEIDLSNFNTSSLTTMAYMFKEDTNLKKITFGQNFNTTNVTTMDHAFENCSSLSSLDLSSFTTNPNTMNMDDSLNGTTNLWKLTLGVNTKLSNTTGLADPNPRTPINDLDKPVPPNSQYYATDAQWREVGVGGSDHEPKGDVLTAAQIMSESATRNDVRTYVWDQRGRVQLKAPTAIDFGTHRGSVRSHNYESTDHQFKVIDNRNSRKNKKWRIEGAMTQPLTKGTKRIVGNPLHHKNNSGVETNLTPVATFLAEKVIPGVVYEDTWEEPWNMIFKTTANNIPEAGSYSGEVTYTLLDSTP, translated from the coding sequence ATGGTAGCGATTTCAGGGGGGGGGCATTTAGATAGACCCTCAGAAGTTGTTTTCGCGGATCCTTTACAATTTCCGCGAACTCCAAAGATCAATTCAAGGATTAATCTGCGTTCGCCTTCAACAATAGTTAAGAACGGAGAATTTGGTTTAAGAGGCGAGAGCAAATTTGTGGGGAACCAGGCCTCAATTTCTTTAGATTGGGATATTGTTTCTGATATTTCTGATGGTTATATTGTGCAGAGATCAACAAGCAGCATAATTTCTGATAATGATACTGCTTGGGAAACAGCCCCGACTAACTACGGTAAAAAAATTAAGATTCTAAACGTTTATCCTCCTGATGGTCGTTTTTTAAAAGCATGGATGAATCAAAATAATGGTTCGGGGCAACCTGTTTCTATGAATTTGATTGACGTTGATGAAATTTCTTTACCTGATTTTAACGCTAATCCTGATGGATATTTAAAAGATGCTGATGGAAATTATCGGTATGACGGTATTTATTTCGGTTCTTCGGATAGTAATGGTGGGTGGACTCCAGGAGTTAATGATTTAACTGCCACGTCACAACCGATTGTGGAATCTTTTGCTAATACAGGGAGATCAATTATCTTAGGACATGATACGCTGGCTGGCATTTATATGGGATCGCACCATTATTTCAATAGATTTGCTCCAAAATTAGGTTGGATGTTTCCCAGTGATATTGAAAATCAAGGAGGCAGAGTTGATAGTTACAAGTGGCGTGGAGCAAATCATGTTTCATTTACTGCCAATGGGATGTTGAATCAGTATCCTTATTATCTTGATCCAACTGTTACCTATAATATTTCTGTCTCTCATTCACTTGCTCAGTTTTATATGTATGATGATAGCGCTACTAGGTGGATGCAGTATGAAGGAGGATACCCGCCCAACTCTGTTAATGATATTGACTTTACTAACTACACTAACCATGCATACGATTATTCGGGTAGAGTTATTGGCGATGATAACTGGTATTTACTTACTAAAGGAAATTACGCAATGATTCAGACTGGTCATACAACTGGTCAGTGTACTCCTGATGAGGCAAAAATTATTGCTAATATGGTCTATTATACAAGTACTTTGAATACAACACGTCATGGCGAAGACTATACAGTTAAAGATTTAGCGGCTCCAGATGCACCAAGTACAACGCTTACGGGAACGAGTGCAAGCCAACTTAATTTAAAAGTAAATACTAATGACAATCCGACCGATTACTACTATCGAGTAAAAGCCAAAACTGCATTAAGAGATAAATACTCAGATGTGATTAAAACTTCGGTAGAGAGCGGGGTAAAAGGGTACGTCTACACTTTAGACAGTTCACCGACAAGTACGCCAGCGGTAACTAAGAATCCATCGACCGGTGAAGTAACAAATATTAATTTGTCTGCAACCTCTGCAACAGATCCGTCGGCTAATTTAAGTTTGCCATTGCCAGCAAGTTTAAATAAATATCTCCATATTGTAGCGGTGGATAATTCAAATAATGTTTCAGAGGTCAAACACATAAATCTCAATGACTATATATGGTGGTATATTGATCCGACCACCAAAGTTCTGACGATATACCCGCATGAGTTGAATGCCTTAGTAGATGCAGTGATAGATTCTTCAGTTGATCCAATTAATCCAACAGTTACTTGGCCTTGGGATCAATATAAAACTCAAATTACTAAAACGGTAATCAGTCCAGGAGTAAGCGCAAAAGCGAGTATTGCTCAACTTTTCAAAGGCTTTACAGCAATGACCGAAATTGTAGGTCTAACTAATCTTAACACGACAGAAGTAACGGACTATAGCTGGATGTTTAATGATTGTAAGAATCTTACGGCAATTGATCTGTCAGGCTTTAATACATTAAAAGCGTATAATATGTTTCGATTTTTGAGAAATTGTTCAAGTGTAACTGATCTAAAGTTTGGACCTGATTTTATAACGTCAAATGTGACTAACTTCGGCGGCTTCTTTGAAGGGATGCAGAGTATAGAGAGTATTGATATGGATCATATTGATACAAGCAGTGCACTGGATATGCAGGCAATGTTTGCAGTTTGTCGAAGTTTAAAAACTTTAGATGTAAGTCGTCTAAACACCTCGAATGTAAAAAATATGAATTGGTTATTTGAATTTGATAATAATCTAACCGAGATAGATCTGAGTAATTTTAATACTTCAAGTCTTACAACAATGGCATATATGTTTAAGGAAGACACGAATCTAAAAAAGATCACGTTTGGACAAAATTTTAACACAACGAATGTAACAACAATGGATCATGCATTTGAGAACTGCAGTTCTTTGAGTAGTTTAGATCTTTCAAGTTTCACAACAAATCCCAATACCATGAATATGGATGATTCTTTAAATGGGACAACAAATTTATGGAAATTAACGTTAGGAGTAAATACAAAGTTATCAAATACGACAGGTTTAGCAGATCCAAATCCTAGAACGCCAATAAATGATTTAGATAAACCAGTTCCGCCGAATTCGCAATATTATGCAACTGATGCTCAGTGGCGAGAGGTTGGGGTTGGAGGAAGTGATCATGAACCCAAAGGTGATGTTTTGACGGCAGCTCAGATTATGAGTGAATCAGCAACGCGTAATGACGTTCGGACTTATGTTTGGGATCAGCGTGGTCGGGTCCAGCTTAAAGCACCAACTGCGATTGATTTTGGCACGCATCGAGGATCAGTTCGCAGTCATAACTATGAAAGTACAGATCATCAGTTTAAAGTTATTGACAACCGTAACTCTCGTAAGAACAAGAAGTGGCGAATTGAAGGAGCAATGACGCAGCCTTTAACTAAGGGAACCAAGCGAATTGTCGGTAATCCGCTTCATCATAAGAACAATTCGGGAGTGGAAACTAATTTGACCCCAGTAGCGACCTTTTTAGCAGAAAAGGTAATTCCAGGAGTAGTTTACGAAGATACGTGGGAAGAGCCGTGGAATATGATTTTCAAAACTACGGCAAATAATATTCCGGAGGCTGGAAGCTACAGCGGTGAGGTGACGTATACATTGCTTGATTCGACCCCTTAA
- a CDS encoding TPM domain-containing protein, protein MRKKIKLNIVLFVAILFNAIAWPQIVKAATLPSSPRSFYYDEAGLLTDSTQQLIENKNRQYKNKSHAPQVVVAVVNSTGGEQVGTYARDLFQSWRIGDYSKNNGVLILYALNNGERNVVIQVGNGLDNQLNASKRSQILEDNRTNLKSTDSLLVNQGIQQTFNSITQVIDENPSTSSASPVVKGIVFQIVAPIIIFIIVASAVGIWLTVKRYHSMSKQEFIRDTRRRNLWSYSRYRNYGDDHFDDHFSGGGGGSGGSAGGSSDI, encoded by the coding sequence ATGAGAAAGAAAATCAAATTAAATATCGTTTTGTTTGTGGCAATTCTATTTAACGCAATAGCTTGGCCCCAAATCGTTAAGGCGGCAACTTTGCCTAGTTCTCCGCGTAGCTTCTACTATGATGAGGCGGGCCTTTTGACTGACTCCACGCAACAGTTAATCGAAAATAAGAACCGGCAGTATAAAAATAAAAGCCATGCTCCGCAGGTAGTTGTGGCAGTCGTTAATTCAACAGGCGGTGAACAAGTCGGGACCTATGCCCGCGATTTGTTTCAATCGTGGCGTATTGGCGATTATTCCAAAAATAACGGGGTTTTGATTTTGTACGCTTTAAATAATGGGGAACGCAACGTCGTGATTCAGGTTGGCAACGGATTAGATAATCAATTAAACGCTTCTAAGCGGTCGCAAATCTTGGAAGATAATCGCACAAATTTAAAATCAACCGATTCGCTATTAGTGAATCAAGGGATTCAACAGACGTTCAATTCCATAACGCAAGTGATCGATGAAAATCCCAGCACTAGTAGTGCGTCGCCAGTGGTCAAAGGAATCGTTTTTCAAATTGTGGCGCCGATTATTATTTTCATTATTGTTGCTTCGGCAGTGGGAATTTGGCTTACGGTTAAGAGATATCACTCAATGTCTAAACAAGAATTTATCAGAGACACTCGTCGACGGAATTTGTGGAGTTATAGCAGGTATCGAAATTATGGCGATGACCACTTTGACGACCATTTCTCAGGTGGCGGCGGCGGAAGCGGCGGTTCAGCAGGTGGCAGCTCGGATATTTAA
- a CDS encoding Fic family protein, with product MSTEDQPDGKLFRKANEVIQTSEKVIHRGDESEEEITNDLSKLVAEMNNPNIPSLPKCFLAHYYFEYIHPFYDGNGRTGRFIVCSYLSRKLDRMSALQFSTAIAKNRNSYYKAFVEMSNVYNQGEGTKFVIKMMQLLIFGQYNIIDKLDNGIKLLENAKRLIAKLKLNSNEKEIMFALCQKAIFGPYVGTITDTDLSNTLKISRYLLNKAFEVLIANDFVEVASSKPLSHVITKKIRDQLFCLETFL from the coding sequence ATTAGCACTGAAGATCAACCGGATGGGAAGTTGTTTAGAAAGGCTAATGAGGTTATTCAGACCAGTGAAAAGGTTATTCATCGTGGTGATGAGTCAGAAGAGGAAATTACTAATGATCTAAGTAAGCTTGTAGCTGAAATGAATAATCCGAATATACCTTCGCTGCCAAAGTGTTTTTTGGCCCATTATTATTTTGAATATATTCATCCATTTTACGACGGCAATGGGCGGACAGGGCGCTTTATCGTTTGCTCCTATCTCTCACGTAAGCTAGATCGAATGTCAGCTTTGCAGTTTTCAACGGCAATTGCGAAGAATCGAAACTCTTATTATAAGGCATTCGTTGAGATGTCCAACGTTTATAATCAAGGCGAGGGGACCAAGTTTGTGATCAAAATGATGCAGCTGTTGATCTTTGGGCAATATAACATTATCGATAAATTAGATAATGGAATTAAACTTCTAGAAAATGCGAAGCGATTAATCGCCAAATTAAAGTTGAACTCTAATGAGAAGGAAATTATGTTTGCTTTATGTCAAAAAGCTATATTTGGCCCCTACGTAGGAACAATCACTGATACTGATTTGAGCAATACTTTAAAGATAAGCCGCTATTTGCTAAATAAAGCATTCGAAGTATTAATCGCCAATGATTTCGTTGAGGTCGCTAGTTCCAAGCCGTTGTCGCATGTGATTACAAAAAAAATTCGGGATCAACTATTTTGCCTAGAAACGTTCTTGTAA
- the gap gene encoding type I glyceraldehyde-3-phosphate dehydrogenase, whose translation MTVKIGINGFGRIGRLAFRRILELGDKSTDIEVVAINDLTSPALLAHLLKYDSTHGTLKADVSATDDSIVVNGKNYRVYAEPDASKIPWVKNDGVDFVLECTGFYTSEEKAKAHLDAGAKRVLISAPAGKIKTIVYSVNDDTLTHDDRIVSAGSCTTNCLAPMVDALNKEYGIKVGTMTTVHAFTSTQMILDGPVRGGDKRAARTASNSTIPHSTGAAKAIGLVVPAVDGKLQGHAQRVPVIDGSLTELVSILDKGNVTADQVNEAIHKYANDKNDSFGWNADEIVSSDVIGDTHGSLFDPTQTEVTTAPDGSQLVKTVSWYDNEYGFTCQMVRTLLKFATL comes from the coding sequence ATGACAGTAAAAATTGGTATTAACGGATTTGGCCGAATTGGTCGTTTAGCTTTTCGTCGCATTTTAGAATTGGGCGACAAGAGTACAGATATTGAAGTGGTTGCAATTAATGACCTTACTTCTCCTGCACTTTTGGCTCATTTGTTGAAGTATGATTCAACTCATGGCACGTTGAAAGCTGACGTCAGTGCAACAGATGATAGCATTGTTGTAAACGGCAAAAATTATCGTGTATATGCAGAACCTGATGCAAGCAAAATCCCATGGGTAAAAAATGATGGTGTAGACTTTGTTTTGGAATGTACAGGATTCTACACTTCAGAAGAAAAAGCAAAAGCTCATTTAGATGCTGGCGCTAAGAGAGTATTGATCTCAGCTCCTGCTGGTAAGATCAAAACGATCGTTTACAGCGTAAATGATGATACTTTAACTCATGATGATAGAATCGTTTCAGCTGGTTCATGTACTACAAACTGTTTAGCTCCAATGGTTGATGCACTTAACAAAGAATATGGCATCAAAGTTGGTACAATGACTACAGTTCATGCCTTCACTTCTACACAGATGATCCTCGACGGACCAGTGCGTGGTGGCGACAAGCGTGCTGCACGTACTGCTTCAAACAGTACTATTCCTCATTCAACTGGTGCTGCTAAAGCTATCGGTTTAGTTGTTCCTGCAGTTGATGGCAAATTACAAGGTCATGCACAACGTGTACCAGTTATTGACGGTTCATTAACTGAACTTGTTTCAATCTTAGACAAGGGTAACGTTACTGCAGACCAAGTTAACGAAGCAATCCACAAATATGCAAATGACAAGAATGATTCATTTGGCTGGAATGCTGATGAAATTGTTTCTTCTGATGTTATTGGTGATACACACGGTTCATTATTTGATCCAACTCAGACAGAAGTTACTACTGCTCCTGATGGCTCACAATTAGTTAAGACTGTTTCATGGTATGACAATGAATACGGCTTTACTTGCCAGATGGTTCGTACACTTCTCAAATTTGCTACTCTTTAA
- a CDS encoding phosphoglycerate kinase: MAKLTVKDLDLKDKKVLMRVDFNVPIKGGVIGNDNRIVAALPTIKYVMEQGGKLILLSHLGRIKSDDDKKELTLAPVAKRLSELLDKPVKFMPVNEGKELEDAVNELKDGDVLLMENTRFQDIDNDFGKRESKNDPKLGEYWASLGDAFVNDAFGTAHRAHASNVGIAEAMKKDGKPVAAGFLMEKEIKFLGDAVDNPVHPFVTILGGAKVSDKIDVITNLIPKSDYILIGGGMAYTFLAAQGKKIGKSLFEADKVELAKELLAKAGDKIVLPVDHVVAPEFSNDAPTSVVEDNIPDDQMGLDIGPKSIKLFVSKLQGAKTVVWNGPMGAFEMSHFAEGTLEIGRALGDLQGATTIVGGGDSTAAAFQLGIADKITHISTGGGASLEYLEGKTLPGIAAISDK; the protein is encoded by the coding sequence ATGGCTAAATTAACAGTTAAAGATCTTGATTTAAAAGACAAAAAAGTTTTGATGCGGGTTGACTTTAACGTTCCTATTAAAGGCGGCGTTATTGGTAACGATAACAGAATCGTTGCAGCACTTCCTACAATCAAATATGTAATGGAACAAGGCGGCAAACTAATTCTTTTGTCTCACTTAGGAAGAATCAAGTCTGACGATGACAAAAAAGAATTAACACTTGCACCAGTTGCTAAACGCCTCAGTGAATTATTGGATAAACCCGTAAAATTCATGCCAGTTAACGAAGGCAAAGAACTCGAAGATGCAGTTAATGAATTAAAAGACGGTGACGTTCTTTTAATGGAAAACACTCGTTTCCAAGACATTGACAATGATTTTGGCAAACGCGAAAGTAAAAACGATCCAAAACTTGGCGAGTATTGGGCAAGTTTAGGTGATGCTTTTGTTAATGACGCATTCGGTACAGCTCATCGTGCCCATGCTTCTAACGTTGGAATTGCTGAAGCAATGAAGAAAGACGGCAAACCAGTAGCAGCTGGTTTCTTAATGGAAAAAGAAATCAAGTTCTTAGGTGACGCAGTTGATAATCCAGTTCATCCATTTGTGACAATCCTTGGCGGTGCTAAAGTATCTGACAAAATTGACGTCATCACTAATTTGATTCCAAAATCTGATTATATTTTAATCGGTGGTGGAATGGCTTATACCTTCCTTGCAGCTCAAGGCAAAAAGATTGGTAAATCATTGTTTGAAGCTGACAAAGTTGAACTTGCTAAAGAATTATTAGCTAAAGCTGGTGACAAAATTGTTTTACCAGTTGATCATGTGGTAGCACCTGAATTTTCAAATGACGCTCCAACAAGTGTTGTTGAAGATAATATCCCAGATGATCAAATGGGTCTTGATATTGGACCTAAATCAATTAAATTATTTGTTTCTAAATTACAAGGCGCTAAGACTGTTGTTTGGAACGGACCAATGGGTGCGTTTGAAATGAGTCACTTTGCTGAAGGTACTTTAGAAATCGGTCGTGCGCTTGGTGATCTTCAAGGTGCAACAACAATTGTTGGTGGTGGCGATTCAACAGCTGCTGCTTTCCAATTGGGAATTGCTGATAAAATCACTCATATTTCTACTGGTGGTGGCGCATCCTTAGAATACCTGGAAGGTAAAACTTTGCCAGGAATTGCTGCAATTTCAGATAAATAG
- the tpiA gene encoding triose-phosphate isomerase, giving the protein MRIPLIAGNWKMNKNPEQTREFVSAVKSKLPQSGKVETVIGAPAVDLEALVESSADTQLKPAAENCYFEDAGAFTGENSPKVLSEMHIPYVIIGHSERREYFHETDEDVNKKAHQIFKNRMTPILCVGESLEIREKGETNKWVEDQVKAGIKGLTEDQVSRLVIAYEPIWAIGTGKTATSEQAEEVCAHIRKVVEKLYSEGVAEKMRVLYGGSVKPENIKELMGKKNIDGGLVGGASLEPESFLQLANYND; this is encoded by the coding sequence ATGAGAATACCATTAATCGCTGGTAACTGGAAGATGAATAAGAACCCTGAACAAACTCGCGAGTTTGTTTCAGCTGTTAAATCAAAACTTCCGCAATCAGGTAAAGTTGAAACTGTTATTGGTGCTCCAGCCGTTGATCTGGAAGCTTTAGTTGAATCTTCAGCCGATACCCAATTAAAGCCAGCAGCAGAAAATTGCTATTTTGAAGATGCTGGTGCATTTACAGGTGAAAATAGTCCAAAAGTACTTTCAGAAATGCACATTCCATATGTAATTATTGGACATTCTGAAAGACGTGAATATTTCCACGAAACTGATGAAGATGTAAACAAGAAAGCTCATCAAATTTTTAAAAACCGGATGACTCCAATTCTTTGTGTTGGTGAAAGTCTTGAAATTCGTGAAAAAGGCGAAACTAACAAATGGGTCGAAGATCAGGTTAAAGCTGGTATCAAAGGCTTAACAGAAGATCAAGTATCACGCTTAGTAATCGCTTATGAACCAATTTGGGCAATCGGAACTGGCAAAACTGCAACTTCAGAACAAGCTGAAGAGGTTTGTGCTCATATCCGTAAAGTTGTTGAAAAACTTTATAGTGAAGGCGTTGCTGAAAAAATGCGCGTTCTTTATGGCGGATCTGTTAAACCAGAGAACATTAAAGAGTTGATGGGTAAGAAAAACATTGACGGCGGTCTTGTCGGTGGTGCTTCACTTGAACCTGAAAGCTTTTTGCAATTAGCTAATTATAACGACTAA
- the eno gene encoding phosphopyruvate hydratase, with amino-acid sequence MSIISDILAREILDSRGNPTVEVEVYTEAGGFGRADVPSGASTGEHEAVELRDGDASRFGGQGVLTAVNNVNTKITDAIVGMEVTDQRAIDQAMIDLDGTPNKGKLGANAILGVSLAAARAAADELGQPLYEYLGGPNGHVLPTPMMNVINGGKHASNNVDFQEFMIMPIGAKSIREAVRMGAETFHALQKILKGRGDTTAVGDEGGFAPDLKNNEEPFEVLVEAIKTAGYNPSTAGNPGDIALAFDCASSEFYNAETHKYETKADGRSYSAEEFTTLLEGLVDKYPIISIEDPLDENEWDDWKMLTARLGKKVQLVGDDLFVTNTSYLKKGIEMGVANSILIKVNQIGTLTETFEAIEMAKEAGYSAVVSHRSGETEDTTIADLVVATNAGQIKTGSMSRTDRIAKYNQLMRIEDQLEGAAEYKGVKSFYNIKK; translated from the coding sequence ATGTCTATTATTTCAGATATACTTGCTCGTGAAATTCTTGATTCACGTGGAAATCCTACTGTTGAAGTTGAAGTTTATACTGAAGCTGGTGGCTTCGGTCGTGCTGATGTTCCATCAGGTGCTTCAACTGGTGAACACGAAGCTGTTGAGTTAAGAGACGGTGATGCTAGTCGTTTTGGCGGACAAGGCGTTTTAACAGCAGTTAATAATGTAAATACAAAAATTACAGATGCCATTGTTGGAATGGAAGTTACTGATCAACGTGCAATCGATCAAGCGATGATCGATCTTGACGGTACTCCAAACAAAGGCAAATTAGGCGCTAATGCGATTCTTGGTGTTTCACTTGCTGCTGCTCGTGCTGCTGCAGATGAATTAGGTCAACCATTATATGAATACTTAGGCGGTCCTAACGGACATGTTTTACCAACTCCAATGATGAACGTTATCAATGGTGGCAAGCATGCATCAAACAACGTTGACTTCCAAGAATTTATGATTATGCCAATTGGTGCAAAATCAATTCGTGAAGCTGTTAGAATGGGTGCTGAAACTTTCCATGCACTTCAAAAGATTTTAAAAGGTCGTGGCGATACTACTGCTGTTGGTGATGAAGGTGGATTTGCACCAGATCTTAAAAACAACGAAGAACCATTTGAAGTTTTAGTTGAAGCTATTAAAACTGCTGGTTATAACCCAAGTACTGCTGGTAACCCAGGAGATATTGCTTTAGCATTTGACTGTGCTTCTTCAGAATTCTACAACGCTGAAACTCACAAATATGAAACTAAAGCTGACGGTCGTTCATATTCTGCTGAAGAATTCACAACTTTACTTGAAGGTTTAGTTGACAAATACCCAATTATTTCAATCGAAGATCCTTTGGATGAAAACGAATGGGATGACTGGAAGATGTTAACTGCTCGTCTTGGCAAGAAAGTTCAATTAGTTGGTGATGATCTTTTCGTTACTAACACTTCTTACTTGAAGAAGGGAATTGAAATGGGCGTTGCTAACTCAATCTTAATCAAAGTTAACCAGATCGGTACTTTGACAGAAACTTTTGAAGCGATTGAAATGGCTAAAGAAGCTGGCTATAGTGCAGTTGTTTCTCACCGTTCAGGTGAAACTGAAGATACAACAATTGCTGATCTTGTAGTAGCAACTAATGCTGGTCAGATTAAGACAGGTTCAATGAGCCGTACTGATCGGATTGCTAAATACAACCAATTGATGAGAATTGAAGATCAATTGGAAGGCGCTGCTGAATATAAGGGTGTTAAATCATTCTACAATATTAAAAAATAG
- a CDS encoding helix-turn-helix domain-containing protein: MFNERLRSQRKLLHFTQEYVAKEIGVTRAAYSAYESGKRQPNFLILINIAQLLNVSIDYLLGNNKNDHRNDLGIMAEDLLKKSVDDNYYEFWGQPATPTQKSYLETALRIAIDLAKQKA, from the coding sequence ATGTTTAACGAACGTCTAAGAAGTCAACGTAAACTACTACACTTCACACAAGAATATGTTGCTAAAGAAATCGGTGTTACTAGAGCTGCATATTCTGCATATGAATCTGGCAAACGGCAACCCAATTTCTTGATTTTGATTAATATTGCTCAATTACTAAACGTTTCAATTGATTATCTTTTGGGAAATAACAAAAATGATCATAGAAATGATCTTGGAATAATGGCTGAAGATTTACTTAAAAAATCTGTAGATGATAATTATTATGAGTTTTGGGGTCAACCTGCAACACCGACTCAAAAAAGTTATTTAGAAACTGCGTTAAGAATTGCAATAGACCTTGCAAAACAAAAAGCCTAA
- a CDS encoding helix-turn-helix transcriptional regulator yields the protein MRYWLKELRKDLNMSQLQVAQLSGIHRVHYTFIENGRRRPSPQVAQRIGKVLNFDWTLFFID from the coding sequence TTGCGATATTGGTTAAAAGAATTGAGAAAAGATTTAAATATGTCGCAACTTCAAGTCGCTCAATTGTCGGGAATTCATCGGGTTCACTATACTTTTATTGAGAATGGACGAAGACGTCCTAGCCCTCAAGTTGCCCAAAGAATTGGCAAAGTTTTAAATTTTGATTGGACCCTCTTTTTTATTGACTAA
- a CDS encoding BlaI/MecI/CopY family transcriptional regulator, whose amino-acid sequence MIKRLTPGEEEVMFIIWKASEPLSTRDITNSKDRLNQNVVQSVVRRLLEKKFIKVCGIAHSGPSITRLYKPVIREVEYFSNVVPKDTLKKVVRHYLSKVNDEEELNDLKQILV is encoded by the coding sequence ATGATTAAAAGATTAACCCCAGGTGAAGAAGAAGTAATGTTTATTATTTGGAAGGCGAGTGAACCATTATCAACCAGAGATATTACTAATAGTAAAGATCGCCTCAATCAAAATGTTGTCCAGTCAGTTGTTAGAAGACTCTTGGAAAAGAAATTTATTAAGGTATGCGGGATTGCACATAGTGGACCTTCAATAACTAGACTGTATAAACCAGTAATTCGCGAAGTAGAGTACTTTTCAAATGTTGTTCCTAAGGATACTTTGAAAAAAGTTGTCAGACATTACTTGAGTAAAGTTAATGATGAAGAGGAACTCAATGATTTAAAGCAAATTTTGGTTTGA